The genomic DNA cattttAAAATCGCTTACCATATATATACTGCTGTGGTCTATTAGCATAACAGTCTACTTGTTGTAATTGCATTGTAGCATTTCTAGTCGACCTTTACGCGTGCTCCTCCATCCATTGTATCGCTTACTGGAAAGCTATTGCGCACTTACAGGCCAGGCACGGTGCAATAATAACACAAATGTGTAAGGAAACCGATAAATACATTGCGCTTTTTTACTTTGCTTAGAACAACAAGGCATAGCATTATCTAAACTTTTTATCGCAAGGTAAAACATGTGCCAAGAAGATTTTATGTTTGTAATGTGTTTGCAATTTTACAGTATCCTATATACTGATAATGACTACTGCAATTTTACACACATTTGTTTattcacaaaaaaaacacatgacaactaaCATAACACTTATACActcactgatagacaaggacggTCATATAATTTTATAATACGatatacaacaacaaaagaacaataCATGAACAAAGGAAAAAGGAAATACATATGATTTATTTTCTTGATATGGTAGAGAATCCGGGGGATAGCTCCGACCGGGACTCAAACCTGGATCtagcgactgtcaagccaacaccttaatcATTACACCAAGAGGTCCGAGCTACTTGATGAGTTCGGGTGGTGTTTTGTTAAAGGGATATTTCAAGATTTtgtcaatgaagccctttatctacttccccagagtcagatgaactcgtggataccatttataGGTatatgtgtccagtatgaaggaagttggtgGTACTTTTGAGAGCCGATGCTAACTAGCTGTACCCAAAGAGTGTTAGTTATTGCGCTAACGCTATTTAGCAGTTGCACTAACGtagaggtagtttcacaagccaatgctaacttccTTCATTCTGGACACAGAGCCATAAACAGTTGTTCACCTGActttggggaagtagataaagggcctcatgtCCAAAAATCGCAAAGTATCTCTTCAATATATTAATATGAAATAGGTTGATTTATAAGTTGCAGAATGTGTCCCACTTCTCACTAATGCATGAGTTTGGGCTTATTTGTTATTGATATGCCACCTACCATTTAGACAACATCACGCAAGGCCTCTCTGACACTATTAATTGAATACATTATTTTGTTGGCCGTTACAGCCCTACAGTATGATAGAGATAAATATTTAACATGCAGTCATTTCCTATTCATGTTTTACAGCATAGTCTGAGTAACATGGAGAGAAGGCAGATTCAGACAAATTATCTCaatgttaaaaatgttttttccctACAGATATCTACTCCCTGAATTACATCTACACTGCCCTGTCAAAGCCACTAGAATTGactggtatccatgagttcactGCCATGGGTCTGATGAATGACAAACAGATTGATTACTATGACAGTGTGTCAAAGAAGAAGATTCCCAAACAGGACTGGATGAGGGAGAAGCTGCCASCAGACTACTGGGAAAAAGGCACTCAGTCACGCAAGAGCAAGGAGCAGTGGTTCAAAGTCAACGTCAACATCCTGATGGATCGCATGAGGCACAACAACACTGGTGAGGGAACACCTGCAATCTGTCCTACACTCACCATTAATCTTTTAAAATTGTAGGTCATTAGTTATCCATGTATATTGTCAAAGAAGCGTCATTAACCTTCTTTTTCATTATTGTTTTTTCCTCTCAGATTTGCATATTCTTCAGTGGAAACATGGCTGTGAGATTGACCAACAGAGTGACGGCAAAGTGAAATTCATAAAGGGCACCGACCAATACAGCTACGARGGTGACGACTTCCTGGCCTTTGATGATGTCACTATGCAGTGGGTGGCCCCAGTTGATCAAGCTCTGCCGACTAAGAGGAAGTGGGACGGGGTGCAGATCCTCAACCAGTACACCAAGGGCTACCTGGAGAAGGAGTGTGTGGACTGGCTGTCCAAATTCATGGAATATGAGTACAAGGAATTCAGTAGGGCTGATTGTGAGTACTTAAATAGTATAGCCTAACAAATGGTTAACAAAAACAACCATTTGTACATGTGAGATCAGAAATAATATTAATGTTCTCTGTTTATTCCCTCTTTAGCCCCTCCAAAGGTCTATGCATTTGCTAAAAAGGCCAAAACTGCAGGACATGTCAGACTGACCTGCATGGCCACAGGTTTCTATCCCAGAGATGTGTTAATGCATATTAAGAAGAATGGTGTTCCATTGACCAAACATGATGGAGTGCAGTCTACAGAAGCCCTACCCAATGATGATGACACCTACCAGATCAGGATGAGTGTGCAGATCCCAGAGGCAGATAAGGAAACTTATGAATGTTATGTCGACCATAGAACTTTGACGGAGCCAATTGTGGTAAAATGGGGTAAAGTATGGCTAATTTGGTTTAGTGTTATTGATGGTTAATATGGTTTAGTGTTGTTATTGATGGTTAATATGGTTTAGTATTATTGATGGTTAATTTGGTTTAGTATTATTGATGTGTTAATATGGTTTAGGGTTGTATTGATGGTTAATATGGTTTATGTTGTTATTGATGGTTAATATGGTTagtgttgttaatttgtttagtgTGTTATTGATGGTTCATTTGTTTAGTTTGTTATTGATGGTTAAAATATGGTTAGTGTGTTATTGATGGTTCTAATATGTTTAGTGTTGTTATGATGTTAATATGGTTTAGTGTTGTTATTGATGGTTAATATGGTTTAGTGTTGTTATTGATGGTTAATATGGTTTAGTGTTATTGATGGTTAATATGGTTTAGTGTTGTTATTGATGGTTAATTTGGTTTAGTGTTGTTATTGATGGTTATTTGGTTTAGTGTTattgacacaggaaacaatcttAATTTGAACTGAACAGCACACTAACAACAGCTTTGCAAGTGAAGCAGGAACCAAACTGATGTTAGCTTCTGGTTACATATTGTTGCTTTTTCTAAATACTCTGCCTTTTGTTTTTCAGATGGAGAATGTTGTGATTGCAGTAGTTTCGGTGCTGTAGTCATTGGGTCAGTCATCGCCATTATTGTAGTTCTGATCTTGCTTTCGGGGGTCCTGTTTGTTCTGCACAAAAGAGGGACAATTGGTAGGTCTTGATTTATAtcaattaaattgtttttgttgttgttaaatgttaagaaaatattaatCAAAGGTACTGCTATGAAAGGTGGGAACTACGGCCTAAATCCATATGAATTATaacatttctatgtatttttCTCTTTACACATCAAAGTGATTCCTGGCTTGAGAACTACAGGTTAGTATCGCAGCCTCTCCCTCGGTCTGTATACATGTCATTTATCAACATAATGGTCAAATTGTTACGTATAACATACTTTTGACACTAGTTGTAAGGACAACATGATGCTTTTATATCAAAACTAACTGTTCATCCAATTGTAAAGACACCCTATGTAACAATCAAGCATTTACTGTGTTTAGATATACTTTTTGGTTCTGAAAAATATGGCCTATTTAAGACACTCATTACATTATCCTCTTCTGAAGAGAGTGGTTGCATTGAATACATTGCGTTAAAATTTACTTTTGAAAGTCACAGATAATTCTGTTTTTTCTATGTACTGAAACTTTAGATTGTGTTTTTCCAGCTACTGGCAATGAAGTGGAATTTTCTGGAGTGAACACTTTCGAGAATGGTAAGGCAACAGAGTCTGTAATGTCACAAATAAACAAATTACAGCACATGAAGTTAGGTGTTGCCTCAAGGAAAGTTGCTTTTCTGTGACGGACATACAATATTCACAAAACTAATTAAAGGCTGCATTTTATAATTTAACATTttacagatgctcttatccagagcgacttacgtaGTAAGGGTATACCATTTCtagtactggtcccccgtgggaatctaACCCACAACCCTAGTGTTGCAAGTGCTACGCTTTACCAAATGATCCACGCGGGACACTGTAGAATTGTATTGTAGCTATACATTCACACATCTACTGACATCTTCCTCTGTTTTTCTTTAgctaatcattttttaaatgttatttcacctttatttaaccaggtaggccagttcagaacaagttctcatttacaactgctacctggccaagataaagcaaagcagtgcgacacaaacaacaacacaaagttacacatggaataaacaaacatacagtcaataacacaatagagaaaaagtctatatacagtgtgtgcaaatgaggtaagataagggaggtaggcaataaataggccatagtggtgaaataattacaatttagcaattaaacactggagtgatagatgtgcaaaatatgaatgtgcaagtagagatactggggtgcaaaggagaaagaaaaaaagaacagtatggggatgaggttgttggatgggctatttacagattggctatgtacaggtgcagtgatctgtgagcttctctgacagctggtgcttaaagttattCGTTCAGCTTGAAACATGGGATTATCAATATGGCAGCAGAGAATGGATAGGAAAGGGGGCCAAAGGAGGAATGGGCTTGGGGGTGgcagtgaaatatacttgctggagcgcatgctacaggtgggttgctatggtgacagtgagctgagatacggGCGGGGCTTTACGCAAagccttatagatgacctgagagtgggtttggcgacgaatttGAACGAGgcgcagccaacaagagcatacaggtgcaatgtgggtagtatatgggctttggtgacaaaacggatggcactgtgaaagagtgcatccaatttgctgagtagagtgttggaggctattttgtaaatgacatcgccgaagtcagagatcggcag from Salvelinus sp. IW2-2015 linkage group LG31, ASM291031v2, whole genome shotgun sequence includes the following:
- the LOC111955641 gene encoding H-2 class I histocompatibility antigen, Q10 alpha chain isoform X1; its protein translation is MYRPNLMFFVLYFSLECICRSQSDIYSLNYIYTALSKPLELTGIHEFTAMGLMNDKQIDYYDSVSKKKIPKQDWMREKLPXDYWEKGTQSRKSKEQWFKVNVNILMDRMRHNNTDLHILQWKHGCEIDQQSDGKVKFIKGTDQYSYEGDDFLAFDDVTMQWVAPVDQALPTKRKWDGVQILNQYTKGYLEKECVDWLSKFMEYEYKEFSRADSPPKVYAFAKKAKTAGHVRLTCMATGFYPRDVLMHIKKNGVPLTKHDGVQSTEALPNDDDTYQIRMSVQIPEADKETYECYVDHRTLTEPIVVKWDGECCDCSSFGAVVIGSVIAIIVVLILLSGVLFVLHKRGTIVIPGLRTTATGNEVEFSGVNTFENGG
- the LOC111955641 gene encoding H-2 class I histocompatibility antigen, Q10 alpha chain isoform X2; translation: MCAFKMYVVVLLFLFATLSTVDSDIYSLNYIYTALSKPLELTGIHEFTAMGLMNDKQIDYYDSVSKKKIPKQDWMREKLPXDYWEKGTQSRKSKEQWFKVNVNILMDRMRHNNTDLHILQWKHGCEIDQQSDGKVKFIKGTDQYSYEGDDFLAFDDVTMQWVAPVDQALPTKRKWDGVQILNQYTKGYLEKECVDWLSKFMEYEYKEFSRADSPPKVYAFAKKAKTAGHVRLTCMATGFYPRDVLMHIKKNGVPLTKHDGVQSTEALPNDDDTYQIRMSVQIPEADKETYECYVDHRTLTEPIVVKWDGECCDCSSFGAVVIGSVIAIIVVLILLSGVLFVLHKRGTIVIPGLRTTATGNEVEFSGVNTFENGG